In Syntrophomonas wolfei subsp. wolfei str. Goettingen G311, a single window of DNA contains:
- the csx15 gene encoding CRISPR-associated protein Csx15 translates to MILLNYAHPITSEDIEKINHLTEKPLTEIRDINAQIDPQIDVITQIEAMLDNAGLNQQEWQTMPILINLPSLNYSTAILLAMLHGRMGYFPAILRMKPEPETIPPRFVVAEIINLRALREKARKKR, encoded by the coding sequence ATTATTCTACTGAATTATGCTCATCCCATTACCTCCGAAGATATAGAAAAAATTAACCATCTCACAGAAAAACCATTGACTGAGATTAGGGACATTAATGCCCAGATCGACCCACAAATCGATGTAATAACTCAAATCGAAGCCATGCTGGATAATGCAGGCTTAAACCAGCAGGAATGGCAGACCATGCCGATACTAATCAATCTTCCATCATTAAATTATTCCACTGCTATTTTGTTGGCTATGTTGCATGGCAGGATGGGGTATTTCCCGGCAATACTACGCATGAAACCGGAACCGGAAACAATCCCGCCCCGGTTTGTGGTGGCGGAAATCATTAATTTGCGGGCATTGCGGGAGAAGGCGAGAAAAAAGCGGTAA
- a CDS encoding RAMP superfamily CRISPR-associated protein, with product MLNKSLEGAAIVKRMLLKAKLRLISPLIIGGGRSLYGDSDVIVLKDENGQPFIPSSSITGALKHAFDEYEYKGGASDYKKNKLWFWGGEYQLKEDGEYIKRSCQSAFVIADMMVPEGCRAPVTIRDGIKINRKTGIVETHKKFDFEIVEPGIAFDFKMEVVIRKAFNIELFRSFFNWITAILSGGEFAIGARTGQGFGCCKLEDLTAYEFDYRKPEHIIAWLSADHSNMPLVYDPLQLPRAFHPQHKQFHIKAEFNIKNALIVGSYSGNPQAPDKVHIKSRNHNQSKDIAILPGTSLRGAIRSRAERIINTLGGNGLDELKELFGWVDDKPGSPEHKEAIRGRIKIEEKQIAGESYCEEIQYRTRIDRFTGGVINNALFDSMPIWSKEGNKSMVTLELSIKDYKDWEAGLMLLVLKDLWNGDLAIGGEKNVGRGVLRGLSANISMEDVKIEMKRDGEQLLIYRQGDKPGWDEKIADMLEKKVSSLIKHIANSKETGNEVKPDAE from the coding sequence ATGCTGAATAAATCGCTGGAGGGCGCAGCCATTGTTAAGCGGATGCTGTTGAAAGCTAAGCTGAGATTAATCTCGCCACTCATCATCGGCGGTGGCAGAAGCTTATATGGTGATAGTGATGTTATTGTTTTAAAAGACGAAAACGGCCAGCCATTTATCCCCTCTTCTTCAATAACTGGCGCTTTGAAGCATGCTTTTGATGAATATGAATACAAGGGCGGCGCCAGTGATTATAAAAAGAACAAACTCTGGTTCTGGGGTGGGGAATATCAGTTGAAAGAGGATGGGGAATACATAAAGCGCAGTTGTCAAAGTGCTTTTGTAATTGCAGATATGATGGTTCCTGAGGGTTGCAGAGCACCGGTAACGATTAGAGATGGCATAAAAATAAACCGTAAGACAGGTATAGTAGAAACACATAAGAAGTTTGATTTTGAAATAGTGGAACCGGGAATTGCTTTTGACTTCAAAATGGAAGTGGTTATTAGAAAAGCCTTCAATATAGAGTTATTTCGTAGTTTCTTTAACTGGATTACGGCTATCTTAAGTGGAGGAGAATTTGCTATCGGGGCCCGAACTGGCCAAGGCTTTGGCTGCTGTAAGCTGGAAGACTTAACAGCTTATGAATTTGATTATCGTAAGCCGGAGCATATTATTGCCTGGCTTTCGGCAGACCATTCAAATATGCCATTGGTATATGATCCCTTACAGCTACCGAGAGCTTTTCATCCCCAGCATAAACAATTCCATATTAAAGCTGAATTCAATATAAAAAACGCTCTTATAGTTGGTTCATATTCGGGAAACCCTCAAGCACCGGACAAAGTGCATATTAAAAGCCGAAATCATAACCAATCTAAAGATATAGCCATATTGCCGGGTACTTCATTACGGGGTGCCATCCGTTCGCGAGCTGAAAGGATAATCAATACCCTGGGCGGAAATGGCCTTGATGAATTAAAAGAACTATTCGGCTGGGTAGATGATAAACCGGGTTCGCCAGAGCACAAGGAAGCAATCAGAGGGAGAATAAAGATCGAAGAGAAGCAGATAGCCGGGGAAAGCTATTGCGAAGAAATCCAATACCGCACAAGAATTGACCGCTTCACCGGTGGGGTTATCAATAATGCCCTGTTTGATAGTATGCCCATCTGGTCCAAAGAGGGAAATAAATCAATGGTTACGCTGGAACTAAGTATAAAGGATTATAAAGACTGGGAAGCAGGTTTGATGTTGCTGGTCTTGAAGGACCTATGGAACGGAGATCTGGCTATCGGAGGGGAAAAGAATGTCGGACGGGGGGTTTTGCGGGGTTTATCCGCAAATATATCGATGGAAGATGTGAAAATAGAGATGAAACGAGATGGTGAACAATTATTGATATACCGGCAAGGAGATAAACCAGGCTGGGATGAGAAAATAGCCGACATGCTGGAGAAAAAAGTTTCTTCACTGATAAAACATATTGCAAATAGCAAAGAGACTGGAAATGAGGTGAAGCCTGATGCCGAGTAA
- a CDS encoding RAMP superfamily CRISPR-associated protein translates to MLRVIIEVDSSLMLGSGSGRGSYIDSDIIVDDYGLPLFPARRLKGLLRESAVEVMEMLQQAGLKGFILLPVEQVFGSSIYPASIRVNNLYPPDYEQTIDYLNYINQEFPQLISKEAVTSALTDIRQQTAINKDGYAQKGSLRSVRVLRKPYTFTGTIEVLHLSLKSEIETMLALACLNLKRVGSRRNRGWGEISCALNSEDDKNLTEIVIAELKKWNPGQRPSRQVEEQSVAIVNKDYMEKILADTKGYSHKLEYTITNTTALLFTSLDGDENMVTTLDYIPGTALHGYYANQLIKNRKIKSAQAQDDDVFRQWFLEGNLGFSNAYLVYNGTQSKKHLLYPTPLFIHSNKQKDRLFSLIEYSAEDSRQVVRGYACIEDGELIKKEPEKTINFHLVRNANSTTARDRIDGHVKDEGIFHYQTLEVGQEFHGYLLGSKDNLEAFQSYFRDKPEIRLGRSINTQYGSCRITFSEIKENAISLDDSLLGEDENSGLKDNQLLLYFVSPVVLYNDYGYTSVSTENLARILEQRLGLDKGAIELSKSFAREMESNSFIAHWKMPEPTIRGWAPGSSFLLQFKVDIDKSLKERINALMQEGLGEKRHLGFGQLRFVSSLPEVKHYYASDIKDEFAKPNNISPLAERIIRQIYADYWDRIVLTTATWRANEFYKKNNEKVRLSSSLLGRLERIVQDAQKPEDLAGKIKELRDKAAKPLHDMKLNHSSLFKELTNMKLEDWYWGAVENEWKLANKLREEFDIKQDATDLYRNYWQAFLRTLRQLYKAENINIRGRGKNAE, encoded by the coding sequence TTGCTGAGGGTAATAATTGAAGTTGATTCATCGCTTATGCTAGGTTCTGGCAGTGGTCGGGGGAGTTATATCGATAGTGATATTATAGTTGACGATTATGGTTTGCCCTTGTTCCCGGCTCGCCGACTAAAAGGTTTGTTACGGGAAAGTGCCGTAGAGGTTATGGAAATGCTGCAGCAAGCTGGATTGAAAGGGTTTATCCTCTTGCCGGTTGAGCAGGTATTTGGGAGCAGTATTTACCCTGCATCCATTCGCGTGAATAACCTATACCCGCCAGACTACGAACAGACTATCGATTACCTAAATTATATCAATCAGGAATTTCCCCAGTTAATAAGCAAAGAGGCAGTTACCAGCGCTCTTACCGATATCAGGCAACAAACTGCCATAAATAAAGACGGATACGCACAAAAAGGCAGCTTGAGAAGTGTTCGGGTTTTGAGAAAACCCTATACCTTTACAGGAACCATCGAAGTATTGCATTTGTCATTAAAATCAGAGATTGAAACCATGCTGGCATTGGCCTGTCTTAACCTCAAACGGGTGGGGAGCAGAAGAAATCGGGGCTGGGGTGAAATATCCTGTGCTCTGAATTCAGAGGACGACAAAAATCTGACGGAAATAGTAATTGCAGAGTTGAAAAAATGGAATCCCGGGCAAAGGCCATCACGACAGGTGGAGGAACAATCCGTAGCTATAGTTAATAAAGATTATATGGAAAAAATCCTAGCTGACACAAAGGGGTATAGCCATAAATTAGAATATACTATAACTAATACTACAGCATTACTTTTCACCTCCCTGGATGGTGATGAAAACATGGTGACCACTTTGGACTATATTCCGGGGACGGCTTTACATGGTTATTATGCTAATCAACTGATTAAAAACAGGAAAATAAAATCGGCTCAGGCCCAGGACGATGATGTTTTTCGCCAGTGGTTTTTAGAAGGTAACTTGGGTTTCAGTAATGCCTATCTGGTCTATAACGGAACCCAATCCAAAAAACACTTGCTATATCCCACCCCCCTATTCATACATAGCAATAAACAAAAGGATCGACTATTTAGTCTTATCGAATATTCCGCTGAAGATAGCCGCCAGGTAGTAAGGGGTTATGCTTGTATCGAAGATGGTGAATTAATAAAAAAAGAGCCGGAAAAAACTATAAACTTTCATCTGGTGCGCAACGCGAATTCAACCACCGCCCGGGATAGAATAGATGGTCATGTTAAAGACGAAGGTATCTTTCATTATCAAACACTAGAAGTCGGCCAGGAATTTCATGGATATTTACTGGGTAGTAAGGATAACCTTGAAGCGTTCCAAAGCTATTTTAGAGACAAACCAGAGATAAGATTAGGTCGCTCAATTAATACCCAGTACGGTTCATGCCGGATTACATTTAGTGAAATTAAGGAAAATGCAATTTCATTGGACGATAGTCTGTTGGGTGAGGATGAGAATTCAGGGCTTAAAGATAATCAGTTATTATTATACTTTGTTTCACCGGTAGTCTTATATAACGATTATGGCTATACCAGTGTCTCTACCGAGAACTTAGCTCGCATCTTAGAGCAAAGGTTGGGTTTGGATAAAGGTGCCATAGAGCTGTCAAAAAGCTTCGCCCGGGAAATGGAAAGCAATTCATTCATTGCCCACTGGAAGATGCCGGAGCCGACCATCAGGGGCTGGGCTCCCGGTTCCTCTTTTTTATTACAGTTTAAGGTTGACATCGATAAATCCCTGAAAGAAAGAATCAATGCTCTGATGCAGGAGGGATTAGGAGAAAAGCGACATTTGGGCTTTGGACAGCTTAGGTTTGTCAGCAGTTTGCCAGAGGTCAAGCATTACTACGCCTCTGACATAAAAGATGAATTTGCTAAACCGAACAATATCAGCCCTCTGGCTGAACGGATAATCAGACAAATATACGCTGATTATTGGGATCGTATAGTTTTGACTACTGCAACCTGGAGAGCCAATGAATTTTATAAGAAGAATAATGAAAAAGTCCGGTTATCATCCAGCCTGCTGGGAAGGTTGGAGAGGATAGTTCAGGATGCTCAAAAACCGGAAGATTTAGCCGGCAAAATCAAAGAGTTGCGCGATAAAGCCGCGAAACCTTTGCATGACATGAAACTAAACCATTCCAGCCTGTTCAAAGAGCTGACTAATATGAAGTTGGAGGATTGGTATTGGGGTGCTGTTGAGAATGAATGGAAGCTAGCGAACAAGTTGCGGGAGGAATTTGACATAAAACAGGATGCAACTGACCTATACAGGAACTACTGGCAGGCATTCCTGCGTACACTTCGCCAGCTTTATAAAGCAGAGAATATCAATATAAGAGGGAGGGGAAAAAATGCTGAATAA
- a CDS encoding DUF1887 family protein, with the protein MSKQEYDFTDLILLIGTNPLPNYVVAKYFFLTNKSLQRIWLIYSEKTEFYQGTGQYAEDIKKVLETEFKQSNVRYLLHNLSVISQAQTIKEQVAKILSKQNGIKKIHLNYTGGTKAMSVHAYRALEGKLGEGFSASYLDARDYRMKFDKNPDINTGDLRKTIQLKMSDLFSLHNSEILGNTNNEYLETISDSPRRDNIMQSIADLANQNKLLDLRNWFNTAKQGGLFSEGEKGEEKIKKIMASFNDNYKLLFNYLSKFPDNDRFCDEKGYWLCSNFDKNKNTKQLNKFLNGGWLEAYVAWVISNNRKEQNNVITNIYLKTRGKSGSKKFEIDVLAKNGYQICGISCGTPLKFENQKEILPNTLKNKGFEVILRSSQIGGDEARSVLVTLLNPTLAKNLENDLKAATGAGQDKFIVLGINDLPAEKMWEKLKKHIYE; encoded by the coding sequence ATGAGTAAACAAGAATATGATTTTACCGACCTGATACTATTGATAGGAACCAACCCATTGCCCAATTATGTGGTGGCAAAGTATTTTTTCCTGACTAACAAAAGCTTGCAGCGAATCTGGCTTATATATTCAGAAAAGACAGAGTTTTATCAGGGAACAGGGCAGTATGCCGAGGATATTAAGAAAGTACTGGAAACAGAATTTAAACAATCAAATGTGCGCTATTTGCTACACAACTTATCTGTTATTAGTCAGGCTCAGACAATTAAAGAGCAGGTGGCAAAAATCTTATCAAAACAAAACGGGATAAAGAAAATCCATCTTAATTATACCGGCGGAACCAAAGCTATGTCGGTTCATGCCTACCGGGCTTTAGAGGGAAAACTTGGGGAAGGATTTTCTGCATCATATCTGGACGCCCGTGATTATCGTATGAAGTTTGATAAAAATCCGGATATAAATACAGGGGATTTAAGAAAAACAATTCAGTTGAAAATGTCAGATCTGTTTAGTTTGCATAATAGCGAAATATTGGGCAATACAAATAATGAATATCTTGAAACCATATCGGACAGCCCCAGAAGGGATAATATTATGCAATCTATAGCTGACCTCGCAAACCAAAACAAGCTGTTAGATTTAAGAAATTGGTTTAATACGGCGAAACAAGGTGGACTTTTTTCAGAGGGCGAAAAGGGCGAAGAAAAAATCAAAAAAATAATGGCAAGCTTTAATGACAATTATAAGCTGTTGTTCAATTATTTGAGCAAGTTTCCTGATAATGATAGGTTTTGCGATGAAAAAGGTTATTGGTTATGTAGCAACTTTGATAAAAACAAGAATACAAAACAGCTAAATAAATTTCTCAATGGTGGTTGGTTAGAGGCATATGTAGCCTGGGTCATAAGTAATAATCGCAAAGAACAAAACAATGTCATTACCAATATATACCTTAAGACAAGGGGTAAATCCGGATCAAAAAAGTTTGAAATTGATGTTCTCGCGAAAAACGGCTATCAGATATGTGGTATTTCCTGTGGAACGCCCCTTAAATTCGAGAACCAAAAGGAAATATTACCCAACACATTAAAAAATAAAGGCTTTGAGGTAATCCTGCGCAGTTCTCAAATCGGAGGAGATGAAGCCCGTTCAGTTTTGGTTACATTGTTAAATCCTACATTGGCAAAGAACCTGGAAAACGACTTGAAAGCTGCTACCGGTGCGGGCCAGGATAAGTTCATAGTACTGGGCATAAACGATTTACCGGCAGAAAAGATGTGGGAAAAATTAAAGAAACACATCTACGAATAA
- a CDS encoding Cas10/Cmr2 second palm domain-containing protein, giving the protein MKIIVDTYCAVLMDVISIQKYIFSSNELRYNLGASHMVKTLFEDNAAEAIKKACNINDEERIRRVMAEWRNNPDKILMEEDASIPFEIGVSGGGKALIFFREKDTADDTARKFIKIFTKSLLIDAPGLQLAVAKEDNFPLQEGFAEQLVKLFEQLIINRNQYFPVTTLPMHGITATGSEVGTGLNIFSEQRKKYLSCEAEAKITAAEKAAKALQRDYTEELKGYHFTEQVDQLGQVEGDSYTAIVHIDGNGIGNWFQKSSNLADYRARSINMQRITEDSFRTIISEVVDMVDKLKDVPGFAIKDNLPLRPLIQGGDDLTFICHGKLGLYLAERFLNIWTQKANQELNDLPVGGFSACAGVAIAKTKYPFYRTYKVAEELCSLAKECHREKGGSWLDFYIISGTKSGSISNIRKEEHVSHGLQLYFGPYIIDNKNDNKALGYLKDGIRGFYEDRFWTGPHLKELRAAFNSGSEVLNTLLIDMAARGGFLPNKGHEKYDKNYSDKGYIDKETPYFDMLEIMEFYPRFLLERG; this is encoded by the coding sequence GTGAAAATCATAGTGGATACATATTGTGCAGTGTTAATGGATGTAATATCCATACAAAAGTATATCTTTTCCAGCAATGAGTTGCGCTACAACCTGGGGGCTTCCCATATGGTAAAGACTTTGTTTGAGGATAATGCAGCAGAGGCTATAAAAAAAGCTTGTAATATTAATGATGAGGAGAGAATCAGAAGAGTCATGGCCGAATGGAGAAATAATCCAGACAAAATCCTAATGGAAGAAGATGCCTCCATACCATTTGAAATAGGAGTATCCGGTGGTGGAAAGGCACTGATATTTTTTCGGGAAAAAGATACGGCTGACGATACGGCCAGGAAATTTATCAAAATATTTACGAAAAGCTTATTAATTGACGCTCCTGGTTTACAACTGGCAGTAGCCAAAGAAGATAACTTCCCTTTGCAGGAAGGCTTTGCCGAACAACTGGTCAAATTGTTTGAACAGCTTATAATTAATCGCAACCAATACTTTCCGGTTACTACACTGCCAATGCATGGTATTACTGCAACTGGTTCCGAAGTAGGAACAGGCTTAAACATTTTCTCCGAGCAGAGGAAGAAATATTTATCTTGTGAAGCAGAAGCAAAAATAACTGCTGCGGAAAAAGCGGCCAAAGCTCTGCAGCGTGATTATACTGAAGAATTGAAGGGTTACCATTTCACTGAGCAGGTTGACCAGTTGGGACAAGTAGAAGGTGACAGTTATACAGCTATTGTACATATCGATGGAAACGGTATAGGTAACTGGTTCCAAAAAAGCAGCAATTTAGCAGATTACCGTGCCCGTTCCATAAACATGCAGCGAATTACCGAGGATAGTTTTAGAACGATTATATCGGAAGTTGTCGATATGGTGGATAAACTAAAAGATGTCCCCGGTTTTGCTATTAAAGATAACCTTCCCCTGCGCCCCCTCATTCAGGGTGGAGATGATCTTACCTTCATCTGTCACGGCAAACTGGGTTTATATCTCGCGGAGAGATTTTTAAACATCTGGACACAGAAAGCTAACCAGGAATTAAATGATTTACCTGTAGGCGGTTTCAGTGCCTGTGCCGGTGTTGCCATTGCTAAGACCAAATATCCCTTTTACCGGACTTATAAAGTTGCCGAAGAGCTTTGCTCACTAGCCAAGGAATGCCATCGAGAAAAGGGTGGATCCTGGCTGGATTTTTACATAATTAGTGGAACCAAAAGCGGTAGTATAAGCAATATTCGTAAGGAAGAGCATGTTAGTCATGGTCTGCAGCTATATTTTGGTCCTTACATTATTGACAATAAGAATGATAATAAAGCACTTGGCTACTTAAAAGACGGGATACGGGGTTTTTACGAAGATAGATTTTGGACTGGCCCTCATCTTAAGGAATTGAGGGCCGCGTTCAATTCTGGTTCGGAAGTCTTAAACACCTTATTGATTGATATGGCCGCCCGGGGAGGTTTTCTGCCCAATAAGGGGCATGAAAAGTATGATAAAAACTATAGTGACAAAGGCTACATAGATAAGGAAACACCCTATTTTGATATGCTGGAAATAATGGAGTTTTATCCAAGATTCTTATTGGAGAGGGGGTAA
- a CDS encoding TIGR03986 family type III CRISPR-associated RAMP protein yields the protein MMKAGKIKESRIKNKMIEITIIYDMNKQIKDNLTINDSTIRIRKGDECIFELADNKLGKLIINNTNVLEMNQKESKVQSLKLESGKDKPSSASNSGTNQAELNDSATQGKGEVAKAPYNFIPINSKVVKARKQEDGIIIAESSDGKSQYPEIPSFDRYHEGLNTGYIDLNIEALTPLYIRDAYKQDEEKRTYEAKIRDEKWENPEFFSPGGTPKIPGSSLRGMVRNLLEIVSCSQLKYVEDKRFYYRKVAVPGRYQTLMIKGSKNRDGLRPATEAGWLKKEKGKYYIYPLEKQQVYRIDAKVSGDSWKVVMKDDEDKEYSQELAKFDFYPVSFIPAKEKAHPHRGGKIRLSYALIINNSLEIGHEKAELDSNYKKGYLVLSGSMGRNKHMHPVIHGPKDEGRVEIDQDLIESYIADISREPKADLFKMLEKYPGGIPCFYLIDNKGNIKSIGHTPLFRLAYDKKVKDHLPAEHKSNTVIDFTEAIFGNADKFAGRVFFEDARIVNNPGQYQELSPQILSTPKPTTVQHYLKQEGSKLLDWNDHTDIRGYKLYWHRKTPQEGDYGWEAIEDEINKAKSQYTKIKPVYEGATFSGRIRYENLSDIELGALLFVLDLPTGCAHKIGMGKPLGLGSIKVNPTLVITNYSNENGEAGRYMKLFANGHWHLPVYKNKEIKVFKDLFTKHILTELKDNKSDYWNTFRMRELRAMLNFDEQRMAQIDWLERTRYQTLNEFKYRLNSPSEVLK from the coding sequence ATGATGAAAGCAGGGAAAATTAAGGAGTCGCGGATCAAAAACAAAATGATTGAGATAACCATCATTTATGACATGAATAAACAAATCAAAGACAATTTGACTATCAATGATAGTACGATCAGGATCCGTAAGGGAGATGAATGTATTTTTGAACTGGCAGATAATAAACTGGGTAAGTTGATTATCAATAATACTAATGTTTTAGAGATGAACCAAAAGGAGAGCAAAGTCCAATCGCTAAAGCTTGAATCCGGAAAAGATAAACCTTCTTCAGCTTCAAATAGCGGGACGAATCAAGCGGAGCTTAACGATTCGGCAACACAAGGGAAGGGGGAAGTTGCCAAGGCTCCATATAACTTCATACCCATAAATAGTAAAGTTGTTAAGGCCAGAAAGCAGGAAGATGGGATTATAATAGCAGAAAGCTCAGATGGCAAATCACAATATCCGGAGATTCCTTCTTTTGACCGCTATCATGAAGGATTAAATACCGGCTATATTGATTTAAATATTGAAGCATTAACCCCATTGTATATCAGGGATGCCTATAAACAGGACGAGGAAAAAAGAACCTATGAGGCTAAAATAAGGGATGAAAAATGGGAAAACCCCGAGTTTTTCTCTCCCGGTGGAACCCCCAAAATCCCGGGCAGCAGCCTGCGCGGCATGGTTCGTAATCTGCTTGAAATAGTAAGCTGCAGCCAATTGAAGTATGTGGAGGACAAACGCTTCTATTACAGGAAAGTAGCTGTTCCGGGAAGATATCAAACCTTGATGATTAAAGGAAGTAAAAACCGTGATGGATTGCGGCCAGCAACAGAAGCTGGTTGGCTGAAGAAAGAGAAGGGAAAATACTATATATATCCTTTGGAGAAGCAGCAGGTATATAGAATTGATGCTAAAGTAAGCGGGGACTCTTGGAAAGTTGTGATGAAGGATGATGAAGATAAAGAATATAGCCAAGAATTAGCAAAATTCGATTTTTATCCGGTCTCGTTTATTCCAGCAAAAGAAAAGGCACACCCACATCGCGGAGGTAAGATTCGGCTATCCTATGCATTAATTATAAACAATAGCTTGGAAATAGGTCACGAAAAAGCGGAGTTGGATAGCAATTATAAAAAAGGGTACCTGGTGCTGTCTGGTAGCATGGGAAGAAATAAGCATATGCATCCGGTGATTCACGGCCCGAAAGATGAGGGACGGGTGGAGATTGACCAGGATTTAATCGAGAGTTATATAGCTGATATAAGCAGGGAACCAAAAGCTGATCTTTTTAAAATGCTGGAGAAATATCCCGGTGGGATTCCTTGTTTTTATCTAATTGATAATAAAGGCAACATTAAATCTATTGGTCATACCCCCCTGTTTCGTCTAGCCTATGATAAAAAAGTTAAGGATCATCTTCCAGCGGAACACAAATCAAATACGGTGATTGATTTTACCGAAGCCATATTTGGCAATGCAGATAAGTTCGCGGGCAGGGTGTTTTTTGAAGATGCCAGAATTGTAAATAATCCAGGACAATACCAGGAATTATCACCCCAAATTTTATCAACCCCAAAACCAACCACAGTTCAGCATTATCTAAAACAAGAGGGAAGTAAATTGTTGGATTGGAATGACCACACTGATATAAGGGGATATAAGCTTTATTGGCATCGTAAAACCCCACAAGAAGGAGATTATGGCTGGGAGGCCATTGAAGATGAAATTAACAAAGCAAAATCACAATACACTAAAATAAAACCCGTATACGAAGGAGCGACTTTTTCTGGCCGCATCCGTTATGAAAACCTCTCGGATATAGAACTGGGGGCTTTGCTGTTTGTTCTGGATTTACCAACGGGTTGCGCTCATAAGATTGGCATGGGTAAGCCGTTGGGTTTGGGTTCAATTAAAGTAAACCCGACTCTGGTAATTACTAATTATAGTAATGAAAATGGTGAAGCAGGCAGGTACATGAAGCTATTCGCTAACGGTCATTGGCATTTGCCCGTTTATAAAAACAAAGAGATAAAAGTTTTTAAAGATCTATTTACAAAGCATATATTAACAGAATTAAAAGACAACAAGAGTGATTACTGGAATACCTTCCGCATGCGGGAACTGAGGGCGATGCTTAATTTTGATGAACAGCGTATGGCTCAAATCGACTGGCTTGAAAGGACCAGGTATCAAACACTTAACGAGTTCAAATACCGTTTGAATTCTCCAAGTGAAGTTTTGAAATAA
- the csx19 gene encoding type III-D CRISPR-associated protein Csx19, whose protein sequence is MPSKAMQLVRFKQNEPQIMMGEWRTLQNKIKEHFNSKKAGALVTMYHGICLGSFEKGQFIMPPSLPFQPEYLRLLRVFNEDSECYVWKSSMDTGDIFRLRIRQDEEDNSGELEAIEARQLLWGTRLEEYLENEWKLLKEERGIELRVHHSLLPDNLTLNASNRLWLVTRNYIDFNPMGQAGYGDCRFVRIEGGRGNE, encoded by the coding sequence ATGCCGAGTAAAGCTATGCAGTTGGTGAGATTTAAGCAAAATGAACCGCAAATTATGATGGGGGAATGGAGAACCCTACAGAATAAAATTAAAGAGCATTTCAATAGTAAAAAGGCTGGTGCTTTGGTTACTATGTATCATGGTATTTGTTTGGGCAGTTTTGAAAAGGGGCAATTTATTATGCCGCCCTCGTTGCCTTTTCAACCGGAATACCTGAGGTTGCTAAGAGTATTTAACGAGGATAGCGAATGTTATGTCTGGAAAAGCAGTATGGATACCGGGGATATTTTTCGCTTACGCATCAGGCAGGATGAAGAAGATAATAGCGGTGAACTGGAAGCTATTGAGGCCCGGCAGTTGCTGTGGGGCACTCGCCTGGAAGAATACCTGGAAAATGAATGGAAGTTGCTTAAAGAAGAACGAGGGATAGAACTGCGTGTGCATCACTCCCTGCTTCCGGATAACTTAACCCTGAACGCAAGCAACCGTCTATGGCTGGTTACCAGAAACTATATAGACTTTAACCCGATGGGACAGGCAGGTTATGGGGATTGCCGTTTTGTGAGAATAGAAGGCGGGAGGGGGAATGAATGA